Proteins encoded within one genomic window of Pectobacterium araliae:
- a CDS encoding DUF6138 family protein: protein MTDSHSNETAGSLQHELPLRDESLKVISEWFEALEKRGDVDNVVSRTTLQAGIYNDVILDYAPGRTSISSEVKSDADGLSPGSRIGALSVAQIQKEVVPVLAQAIARWVEKLADTAVIDYRFCFRAVFPATEGRLLITLFTFTNEAKKQQLLESIHAYIDRHLTHGSAPTDELQTFFLARHLLDDQLFPSQDIRWIMTQFEHIQQRNAGHAELSEHRRRIVRALRTWVDQQFLLHYCDVSKPEYFFEPDIYTLKPGIALDLQDAQTLHPVELVLYAAVMILRYEPSYSKSQALEYLNIAKQLGSPRAVSMMEEGSGAFEQEQINLKNEWVECVANDVFSTITVRVRQESAEAYEQVLRFITRLLTLGFPKSYKIVLKSSVRQYLPIKGLAKSDTHRFFANALQYASASPLLEDYTRAAIETFEWYADSEGEKCCMPGSYAVFGLGLTDAGYFPLVKEYMESVDDEHQSVHDGFIRTFFDKHGVTVQNVATLVACLSHATESLKLNMLPALEDDVLFGQLVEEVRMRKPAVIEHILYLIWGNAKKLAALVKKSEAKRGALLTSLIQASAES, encoded by the coding sequence ATGACGGATAGCCATTCAAACGAAACCGCGGGATCACTACAACACGAACTGCCTTTGCGGGATGAATCGCTCAAGGTCATCAGCGAATGGTTTGAGGCGCTGGAGAAAAGGGGCGATGTTGATAACGTCGTATCGCGAACCACGCTGCAAGCTGGTATTTATAACGATGTGATACTGGATTATGCGCCGGGCCGGACGTCGATATCCTCTGAAGTGAAAAGTGATGCTGATGGGCTGTCTCCCGGTAGTCGAATCGGGGCGTTGAGCGTCGCGCAAATACAGAAAGAGGTGGTTCCGGTACTGGCTCAGGCTATTGCCCGATGGGTCGAGAAACTGGCAGATACTGCGGTGATTGATTATCGGTTTTGCTTCCGTGCCGTGTTTCCAGCAACGGAAGGTCGCTTGCTGATTACGCTATTTACGTTCACCAACGAGGCGAAAAAACAGCAGCTACTTGAGTCTATTCACGCTTATATCGATCGGCACCTTACCCATGGCAGTGCGCCGACAGACGAGTTGCAAACCTTCTTTCTGGCTCGTCACTTACTTGATGACCAACTCTTTCCCTCGCAGGATATCCGCTGGATCATGACGCAGTTTGAACACATTCAGCAGCGAAACGCAGGGCATGCGGAATTGTCGGAGCATCGGCGCAGGATTGTCCGCGCATTAAGAACGTGGGTCGATCAGCAATTTTTGTTGCACTATTGCGATGTGTCCAAACCCGAATATTTCTTTGAACCAGATATCTATACCCTCAAGCCCGGTATTGCACTGGATTTACAGGATGCACAAACGCTTCACCCCGTTGAGTTAGTGCTCTATGCGGCAGTCATGATTCTGCGTTATGAACCTTCCTACAGTAAGTCCCAGGCACTGGAATATCTGAATATCGCGAAGCAATTGGGTTCCCCGCGTGCGGTCAGCATGATGGAAGAAGGAAGCGGCGCGTTTGAACAAGAACAAATCAATCTGAAAAATGAGTGGGTGGAATGCGTGGCGAATGATGTGTTTTCTACCATCACGGTGCGTGTTCGTCAGGAAAGCGCCGAAGCGTATGAACAGGTGCTGCGTTTCATTACACGTTTACTGACGCTCGGTTTTCCGAAGAGTTACAAGATTGTTCTGAAATCGTCGGTGCGCCAGTATCTTCCCATCAAAGGGCTGGCAAAATCGGATACCCACCGCTTTTTTGCTAACGCGTTGCAGTATGCATCGGCTTCTCCGCTTCTTGAGGACTATACGCGGGCTGCGATTGAGACATTTGAATGGTACGCCGATTCGGAAGGCGAGAAGTGCTGTATGCCGGGAAGCTATGCGGTGTTTGGGTTGGGGCTGACCGATGCAGGGTATTTCCCGCTCGTAAAAGAGTATATGGAAAGCGTGGATGACGAGCACCAATCGGTACACGATGGCTTTATTCGTACGTTTTTCGATAAGCATGGCGTGACGGTACAAAACGTGGCGACGCTGGTTGCCTGTCTGAGCCATGCGACGGAAAGCCTCAAGCTGAATATGCTGCCTGCACTAGAAGATGATGTATTGTTCGGGCAACTGGTCGAAGAAGTGCGGATGCGAAAACCTGCTGTGATAGAACATATTTTGTACCTCATCTGGGGCAATGCCAAGAAGCTCGCCGCACTGGTGAAAAAATCGGAAGCGAAGCGCGGCGCGTTATTGACGTCGCTTATTCAGGCTTCGGCCGAATCCTAA
- a CDS encoding D-2-hydroxyacid dehydrogenase, translating into MTAVLLLDSRADEIGSVLHHAAPELELMLSNGTAEQAASCPIWLGEPDTAAALLAQGAKPKWLQSTWAGFKPLLADGLPRDYRLSRAVGVFGQPIAEYVIAYMLRHELRLGERQISQEERRWDHRLPGSLADKNVLIVGAGEIGCEVAGFLRPFGVELYGIVSTPRHRTDFKKMMNLAELPVAIPEADYVINLLPDTSATTDIYNANLFAAMKPSALFINVGRGSAVVDDDLRAALCDAQIAGAVLDVFRQEPLPYNHPFWNTPNLTLTAHIAGPMVPGLMGRLFLDNLARFHADDVLRGEVDFSREY; encoded by the coding sequence ATGACCGCTGTTCTGCTGCTGGACTCGCGCGCTGATGAAATCGGCTCTGTCTTACACCATGCTGCACCGGAGCTTGAGCTGATGCTGTCAAACGGTACGGCAGAACAGGCTGCGAGCTGCCCGATTTGGCTGGGGGAACCAGACACTGCAGCGGCATTGCTGGCTCAGGGAGCCAAACCGAAATGGCTACAGTCTACCTGGGCAGGGTTCAAACCGCTGTTGGCCGATGGGTTACCACGTGATTACCGTTTAAGCCGCGCCGTTGGGGTGTTTGGGCAGCCGATAGCAGAATATGTGATTGCCTATATGCTCAGGCATGAGCTGCGTTTGGGGGAGCGGCAAATCAGTCAGGAAGAACGGCGATGGGATCACCGCTTGCCAGGATCGCTGGCGGATAAAAATGTGCTGATCGTTGGTGCGGGAGAGATTGGCTGTGAAGTCGCGGGCTTCCTACGGCCTTTTGGCGTTGAACTGTACGGCATCGTCAGTACGCCAAGGCATCGGACTGATTTTAAAAAGATGATGAATTTGGCTGAGCTACCTGTCGCGATACCGGAGGCCGATTACGTCATCAACCTGCTGCCAGATACGTCGGCGACGACCGACATCTATAATGCCAATCTGTTTGCTGCTATGAAGCCTTCGGCGCTGTTTATTAATGTAGGGCGCGGTAGCGCGGTAGTCGATGATGACTTACGGGCGGCGCTATGTGATGCGCAAATTGCAGGCGCGGTACTGGATGTATTCAGACAAGAGCCGCTACCGTACAACCATCCGTTCTGGAATACGCCGAACCTAACATTGACGGCACATATTGCCGGACCGATGGTGCCGGGGCTGATGGGACGATTATTTCTGGATAATCTTGCTCGTTTCCATGCCGATGATGTACTGCGTGGAGAGGTGGATTTTAGCCGCGAGTATTGA
- a CDS encoding tyrosine-type recombinase/integrase, with translation MALSDMAVHQARATGKAYTLGDIDGLSLAVTDMGSRSWHFRYSWAGKQKRMSLGTYPEVGLGEARTLRDQARALLAKGINPKLDRKHKRQSVRLADEHTFKAVFLQWVEHRKLELKEGRNSTLSQILRIFERDVLPSLSKLSIYDVRRADLLNVLSKIEQREAFTTAEKVRSWLNQLFRFAQVKVERLESNPASDLDVVAVPAPPVVHNPFLRLPELPELLQKVRRYRGSITTQLGIRLLLLTGVRTGELRLATPEQFDLEQGLWIIPPEVVKQLQTDIRKKGKRPQDIPSYIVPLSIQAIEIVRYLLEEVRPAQRYLFSHRSDLKKRISENTLNGALKRMGYQDLLTGHGIRGTISTALNEVGYPKVWVDAQLSHCDPNQVSAAYNHALYVEPRRKMMQDWADRLDLLEQGEVEAASQHLTIRIDGVPVLDESNGAEAMLKDVSPVIGGITPHRLSAVPARPVPEPVVEIPVSDLQRERMEMLAAYEAPHNLPVVQFAKLAGKSKEQINREIKAGKLLTISLGNRGQRVPEWQLVPMKLKLTQVMIKQLPHAEGWEIYRLLTEPHFDLDDCAAIDIVTPNNMGNVVQVLLPSQALEFDRKV, from the coding sequence ATGGCACTATCAGACATGGCGGTTCACCAAGCCAGGGCAACAGGCAAGGCCTATACACTTGGCGACATCGATGGTCTCTCATTGGCTGTGACCGACATGGGCAGTCGGTCTTGGCACTTTCGCTATTCTTGGGCTGGCAAGCAGAAACGTATGTCCTTGGGGACTTACCCTGAGGTCGGTTTGGGTGAAGCGCGAACGCTGCGCGATCAGGCTCGTGCCCTGCTTGCCAAGGGCATCAACCCCAAGCTCGATCGTAAGCATAAACGGCAGTCTGTACGACTTGCCGATGAGCACACATTCAAGGCTGTGTTTCTTCAATGGGTTGAGCATCGAAAGCTAGAACTCAAAGAGGGGCGCAACAGCACCTTGTCGCAAATCCTGCGTATCTTTGAGCGTGATGTGCTGCCAAGCCTGAGTAAGCTATCTATTTACGACGTTCGTCGTGCCGACTTGCTGAACGTGCTCTCCAAGATTGAGCAGCGTGAGGCGTTCACCACCGCAGAGAAAGTACGCTCCTGGCTCAATCAACTGTTTCGCTTTGCGCAGGTGAAAGTCGAAAGACTGGAGAGCAATCCGGCATCTGACTTGGATGTGGTTGCTGTTCCTGCTCCACCTGTTGTTCACAATCCTTTCTTGCGTTTACCTGAGCTACCCGAGCTTCTGCAGAAAGTGCGACGTTATCGTGGGTCGATCACGACGCAACTTGGAATCCGCTTGTTGCTGCTGACGGGAGTGCGTACAGGTGAGTTACGGTTGGCGACTCCGGAGCAGTTCGACTTGGAACAAGGGCTGTGGATTATTCCTCCGGAAGTGGTCAAGCAGTTGCAGACTGATATACGCAAGAAAGGCAAGCGACCCCAGGATATTCCCTCCTATATCGTACCGTTGTCTATTCAGGCGATTGAGATCGTTCGCTACCTGCTCGAAGAGGTTAGGCCAGCACAACGATATCTTTTCTCGCATCGTAGCGATCTGAAAAAGCGTATCAGCGAGAACACGTTGAACGGTGCCCTCAAGCGCATGGGCTATCAGGATTTGCTCACTGGTCACGGCATCCGTGGCACGATCTCCACTGCACTCAACGAAGTGGGCTACCCCAAAGTTTGGGTGGACGCCCAGCTTTCGCATTGCGATCCCAACCAGGTGAGCGCAGCTTACAACCATGCACTCTATGTCGAGCCCCGACGCAAGATGATGCAGGACTGGGCGGATCGGTTGGACTTGCTGGAGCAGGGAGAAGTAGAAGCGGCCAGTCAGCATCTGACCATTCGCATTGATGGTGTGCCCGTTCTGGATGAAAGCAATGGAGCAGAGGCAATGCTGAAAGATGTGTCACCTGTTATCGGTGGCATTACGCCTCACCGCTTGTCTGCTGTGCCGGCACGCCCTGTGCCTGAACCTGTCGTTGAAATCCCTGTTTCTGACCTGCAGCGTGAGCGGATGGAAATGCTTGCAGCTTATGAAGCACCGCACAACTTGCCAGTCGTTCAGTTTGCCAAACTGGCTGGCAAATCCAAGGAGCAGATTAATCGAGAAATCAAGGCGGGCAAGTTGTTGACAATCAGCCTTGGGAACCGTGGGCAGAGGGTGCCTGAGTGGCAGTTGGTGCCGATGAAACTCAAACTGACGCAGGTTATGATAAAGCAGCTTCCTCATGCTGAGGGATGGGAGATATATCGCTTGTTAACCGAACCTCATTTTGATCTGGATGATTGTGCAGCCATTGATATTGTTACACCGAACAATATGGGCAATGTTGTACAGGTGTTACTGCCATCACAAGCACTTGAGTTTGACAGAAAGGTGTGA
- a CDS encoding helix-turn-helix domain-containing protein, with protein sequence MTMNKQDWHNADIIAGLRKKHTTLATLSRQAGLSSSTLANALTRSWPKGEQLIANALGVEPAEIWPSRYFDDDGNKLERKLGIVD encoded by the coding sequence ATGACAATGAACAAGCAGGACTGGCACAACGCCGATATCATCGCAGGCCTTCGCAAAAAGCACACCACACTGGCGACTTTGTCCCGACAAGCCGGGCTAAGCTCATCTACTCTCGCCAACGCACTCACACGCTCCTGGCCGAAAGGCGAACAACTGATTGCCAATGCACTCGGCGTGGAACCCGCCGAAATCTGGCCTAGTCGGTATTTTGATGATGATGGCAATAAACTGGAAAGAAAACTAGGAATAGTTGATTGA
- a CDS encoding Hcp family type VI secretion system effector, with protein MPTPCYISIEGKTQGNITAGAFTSDSVGNIYVQGHEDEMLVQEFKHVVTVPTDPQSGQPSGQRVHKPFKFTVALNKAVPLLYNALSTGEMLPTVTLKWYRTSVEGKQEHFFSTVLTDATIVDINCQMPHCQDPSKLDYTQLIEVSLAYRKIDWEHTVAGTSGSDDWRAPVEA; from the coding sequence ATGCCAACTCCATGCTATATCAGCATCGAAGGGAAAACCCAGGGCAACATCACCGCAGGGGCGTTCACCTCTGATTCCGTCGGCAACATCTACGTGCAGGGCCACGAAGATGAAATGCTGGTACAGGAATTCAAACACGTCGTCACCGTACCAACCGACCCGCAGTCCGGTCAGCCATCCGGCCAGCGTGTGCATAAACCGTTCAAGTTCACCGTGGCGCTGAACAAAGCCGTTCCGCTGCTGTATAACGCGCTGTCTACCGGTGAAATGCTGCCCACTGTGACCCTGAAGTGGTATCGCACCTCCGTGGAAGGCAAGCAGGAGCACTTCTTCTCTACCGTGCTGACCGACGCCACCATCGTGGACATCAACTGCCAGATGCCACACTGTCAGGACCCGTCCAAACTGGACTACACCCAGTTAATCGAAGTGTCGCTGGCTTACCGCAAAATCGACTGGGAACACACCGTTGCCGGCACTTCCGGTTCTGATGACTGGCGTGCGCCGGTCGAAGCGTAA
- a CDS encoding type VI secretion system tip protein VgrG, translating to MANSTGLQFTVTVGALPASTFAVVDFQLSEALNQPFALSLNLASPLPSIDFGAVLDQPCELLVWYEGELKRRVSGMVSAFAQGDTGFRRTRYQAEVRPALWRLGLRTNARIFQAQKPEAIIGTLLEESGITDYAFALRHDHAPREYCVQYRESDLAFVTRLAAEEGLYFFHEFEESKHRVVFADDAGALSKGPELFFNLATQGLSEGDYVRRFRYAEAVSTAEVALKDYSFKTPTYGLLHSKMGSELEHQRESYQHFDYPGRFKQDPSGKAFTGYRLDALRAGAMTGSGESNAAMLMPGSSFTLTEHPNPTLNSGWQLVAITHSGQQPQALEEESGGEPTTYSNSFEVISAKSTWRADLPYKPMVDGPQIATVVGPAGEEIYCDEYGRIKLQFPWDRYGASDDQSSCWVRVSQGWAGGQYGLIAIPRIGHEVIVSFLEGDPDQPIVTGRTFHATNPSPYPLPANKTRTSLRTSTHKGAGFNELRFEDQAGQEEVFIHAQKDMNTVVLNNRKTTITADHEESVGGNQAVSVVKDQSTEIQGQQGIAISGGRSTVIGDTEAQDEAHDSLQVKNNIAIQSQKGGILIATDKGFIGIGADGVINIKGTHIVINGQQIDLN from the coding sequence GTGGCAAACAGTACAGGATTACAGTTCACGGTAACGGTCGGCGCCCTGCCTGCCTCGACCTTTGCCGTGGTGGATTTTCAGCTCAGCGAGGCACTGAACCAGCCGTTTGCCCTGTCGCTGAATCTGGCCAGCCCGTTGCCCAGCATCGACTTTGGTGCAGTACTCGACCAGCCCTGTGAGCTGCTGGTGTGGTACGAAGGCGAACTGAAGCGCCGGGTCAGCGGCATGGTCAGCGCCTTTGCCCAGGGCGACACCGGCTTTCGTCGCACCCGCTATCAGGCAGAAGTACGTCCCGCGCTGTGGCGGCTGGGGCTGCGTACCAACGCCCGTATTTTTCAGGCGCAAAAGCCGGAGGCGATTATCGGTACATTGCTGGAAGAGTCCGGCATTACCGATTATGCCTTTGCACTGCGTCACGACCACGCCCCGCGCGAATACTGCGTGCAGTATCGGGAAAGCGATTTGGCGTTTGTCACCCGACTGGCGGCAGAGGAAGGGCTGTATTTCTTCCATGAGTTTGAAGAGAGTAAACACCGCGTCGTTTTTGCGGATGATGCAGGCGCACTCAGCAAAGGCCCGGAACTGTTCTTCAACCTTGCGACACAGGGCCTGAGCGAAGGCGACTATGTACGTCGTTTCCGCTATGCCGAGGCCGTCAGTACCGCCGAAGTCGCGCTCAAGGATTACAGCTTCAAAACCCCCACCTATGGTCTGCTGCACAGCAAGATGGGCAGCGAGCTAGAACACCAGCGCGAAAGTTATCAGCACTTCGACTACCCCGGCCGCTTCAAACAGGACCCAAGCGGCAAGGCCTTTACCGGCTACCGGCTGGATGCGTTAAGAGCAGGAGCGATGACCGGCTCTGGCGAATCGAATGCCGCGATGCTGATGCCGGGCAGCAGTTTTACCCTGACGGAGCATCCTAACCCGACGCTGAATAGTGGCTGGCAACTGGTTGCCATTACCCACAGCGGGCAGCAACCGCAGGCGCTGGAAGAGGAAAGCGGCGGCGAACCCACCACCTACAGCAACAGCTTTGAGGTTATCAGTGCCAAATCGACCTGGCGCGCCGACCTGCCGTACAAACCGATGGTCGATGGCCCGCAGATTGCCACCGTGGTCGGCCCGGCGGGGGAAGAAATCTACTGTGACGAATACGGCCGCATCAAACTGCAATTTCCGTGGGATCGCTACGGCGCCAGCGACGACCAGAGCTCCTGCTGGGTACGCGTCAGTCAGGGCTGGGCAGGTGGTCAGTACGGGCTGATAGCCATCCCGCGTATCGGCCACGAGGTGATTGTCAGCTTCCTCGAAGGTGACCCGGACCAGCCGATTGTCACCGGCAGAACCTTCCACGCCACCAATCCGTCGCCGTACCCGCTGCCCGCCAACAAGACGCGCACCTCACTGCGCACTTCAACGCACAAGGGGGCCGGGTTCAACGAACTGCGCTTTGAAGACCAGGCCGGGCAGGAAGAAGTGTTCATCCATGCTCAGAAAGACATGAACACAGTAGTGCTGAACAACCGTAAGACCACCATCACGGCTGACCATGAGGAAAGCGTGGGCGGTAATCAGGCGGTGTCGGTGGTGAAAGACCAGTCCACCGAAATCCAGGGGCAACAGGGCATCGCCATCAGCGGCGGTCGCAGCACGGTCATTGGTGACACGGAAGCACAAGATGAGGCGCACGACAGCCTACAGGTGAAAAACAACATTGCCATCCAGTCGCAGAAGGGGGGCATCCTGATAGCGACGGACAAGGGCTTTATTGGTATCGGTGCAGACGGGGTCATCAACATCAAGGGCACTCACATTGTCATCAATGGCCAGCAAATCGACCTGAACTGA
- a CDS encoding DUF1795 domain-containing protein, with protein MYQMNEGTLAIPAQWRDESLHVFVLPDETTNLVVNRTPTEPGQAAETVYEKTLEQFSTHLTGYNEVLSWELTLAGVPAPALEYTWQSPEGKMHQVVVMQVRGNLLLTFTITAAEVLSDARKAELLAVIETFNAAEPATAEDKAGRHA; from the coding sequence ATGTACCAGATGAACGAAGGCACGCTGGCTATTCCTGCGCAGTGGCGTGATGAATCCCTGCACGTTTTTGTCCTGCCGGATGAAACCACTAACCTGGTGGTGAACCGCACCCCGACGGAACCCGGTCAGGCAGCGGAAACGGTTTATGAAAAAACGCTGGAACAGTTTTCTACCCATCTCACGGGTTACAACGAGGTGCTGTCCTGGGAACTGACGCTGGCAGGCGTGCCCGCTCCCGCACTGGAATACACCTGGCAGTCACCGGAAGGGAAAATGCATCAGGTAGTGGTGATGCAGGTGCGGGGTAACCTGTTGCTGACGTTCACCATTACCGCTGCCGAGGTGCTGAGTGATGCCCGTAAAGCGGAGCTGCTGGCCGTGATTGAGACGTTTAATGCGGCTGAACCTGCCACAGCGGAGGATAAGGCTGGCCGCCATGCGTGA